The proteins below come from a single Stigmatopora argus isolate UIUO_Sarg chromosome 11, RoL_Sarg_1.0, whole genome shotgun sequence genomic window:
- the sec23ip gene encoding SEC23-interacting protein, with the protein MADRKNNNVPNPGENLLFGGAAEFNFNLPFLPVSQASVPAVLSGEDSSEVGEEDSFLGQTSGTVQAPSTFSYFSNPVTSSDPFASIGQLPCAPPSSSAAAMCAITASAPSSVNTTPPLPPSSQLNAIPPVFGNTVHQSPMGRHTPPPSTMTQPPPQVQSQSHNPYRHTATSSKVSPYIPAPEVLPPSHVAHTHNPYSVPSGSQSFPGSASTFPKPPPTQMQSPPPPAHPAGAVVPAGPMMQYNYSVYEPIQPHWFYCKLVESKSVWLPFSIIDSLLLEDTYNSVQPDPENVIVRTDGGRYDVHLYDRMRSPVYWEEEESEVRRCSWFYKGDADSRFVPYSEEFSDKLETEYKKAVSTNQWHRRLEFPSGETIVMHNPKVIVQFQPSSLPEEWGPNQDAQARPRVVKRGIDDDHDQVPDGELPKVDHLVFMVHGIGPVCDLRFRSMVECVDDFRSVSLKLLQSHFKIPLDDHAISRVEFLPVHWHTALHGDATGVDRRIKKITLPSTGRLRHFTNETLLDVLFYNSPTYCQTIMDTVALEINRLYALFMKRNPDYKGTMSVAGHSLGSLILFDLLSNQKTDSTPTVPPTANGEAKQVAAADSQAVSPPTAEEEPKEELEDLSAVLEHLGLSEYKTTFDQEKIDIESFLMCTIEDLKEMGIPLGPRKKIAKFVKDRVTRQAAAEEKKAEAQAVCQVVEPARAAEKNLPAGVSSIHVHYNYFEVGTGQVSVVYHNLDFNPLNFFALGSPIGMFLTVRGLEKIEETYQLPTCKGFFNIYHPLDPVAYRIEPMIIPDLELKPVLVPHHKGRKRLHLELKESLSRMGSDLKHGFISSLRSAWQTLNDFARAHTSSAQLQAELAMVANQIEEQEKRAQDFSDQKGPEIPEPQKEEEPSVRIGMLNEGNRIDFVLQEKPIESFNEYLFALQSHVCYWQSEDTVLLILKEIYKSMGVQPENMAH; encoded by the exons ATGGCAGATAGAAAGAACAATAATGTTCCAAATCCCGGCGAAAATTTGTTATTCGGCGGGGCTGCCGAGTTTAACTTCAATTTGCCATTTTTGCCCGTAAGTCAAGCCTCTGTACCAGCGGTGCTGTCGGGAG AGGATTCTTCTGAAGTTGGTGAGGAAGATAGCTTTTTGGGTCAGACTTCTGGAACCGTGCAGGCTCCCTCAACCTTCAGCTACTTCTCCAATCCAGTAACCAGCAGTGACCCATTCGCTTCTATTGGCCAACTCCCATGCGCTCCTCCATCATCTTCCGCAGCGGCCATGTGCGCTATCACGGCGTCTGCTCCGAGCAGCGTCAATACGACCCCCCCGCTGCCCCCGAGCTCACAATTGAACGCTATCCCCCCTGTTTTCGGCAATACCGTGCATCAAAGCCCAATGGGTCGCCACACTCCTCCCCCTAGTACAATGACACAACCGCCTCCCCAGGTGCAATCGCAGAGTCACAATCCGTATAGACACACCGCCACCAGCAGCAAAGTCAGTCCTTACATACCGGCACCCGAGGTCTTGCCGCCAAGCCACGTGGCCCACACGCACAATCCTTACTCTGTCCCCTCAGGTTCACAGTCTTTCCCAGGGTCTGCTTCTACATTTCCAAAG CCTCCTCCCACACAAATGcagtcccccccacccccagccCACCCCGCTGGCGCAGTCGTGCCCGCTGGTCCTATGATGCAGTACAACTACAGCGTCTATGAACCTATTCAACCACATTGGTTTTACTGCAAGCTGGTAGAGTCCAAAAGTGTGTGGCTTCCTTTCAGCATCATCGATTCCCTCCTACTCGAGGACACGTATAACTCTG TTCAGCCAGACCCAGAAAATGTGATCGTACGTACAGACGGAGGTCGGTATGATGTGCACCTCTATGACCGCATGCGCTCCCCTGTTTACTGGGAAGAAGAGGAGTCGGAAGTTCGCCGCTGCTCCTGGTTTTACAAGGGGGATGCGGATAGTCGCTTTGTTCCGTACTCCGAAGAATTCAGCGACAAGCTAGAG ACAGAATATAAGAAAGCTGTATCTACCAACCAGTGGCACCGTAGACTTGAGTTCCCATCAGGAGAAACCATTGTCATGCACAATCCAAAG GTGATTGTGCAGTTTCAACCCTCTTCCTTACCTGAAGAGTGGGGTCCGAATCAGGATGCACAGGCCAGGCCCAGGGTTGTGAAGAGAGGGATTGATGATGACCATGATCAAGTCCCGGATG GCGAGCTTCCCAAGGTAGACCACCTTGTATTTATGGTGCATGGAATTGGTCCCGTGTGTGACCTGAGGTTTCGGAGTATGGTCGAGTGCG TGGATGACTTTCGCAGTGTGTCCTTGAAACTGCTGCAGAGTCACTTTAAAATACCCTTGGACGATCACGCCATCAGTCGAGTGGAGTTCCTGCCCGTTCATTGGCACACGGCTCTGCACGGAGATGCAACAGGGGTGGACAG gAGAATAAAGAAGATCACTTTGCCCAGCACTGGACGACTACGACACTTTACAAATGAAACCTTGTTAGACGTGCTGTTCTACAATAGTCCTACCTACTGTCAAACCATCATGGACACCGTTGCCTTGGAGATTAACCGACTTTATGCTCTTTTCATGAAGAGAAACCCTGATTACAAAGGGACAATGTCTGTTGCTGGCCACAGTTTAG GGTCTCTTATACTCTTTGATCTGCTTTCAAATCAAAAGACTGACTCGACCCCTACTGTGCCGCCCACCGCTAACGGAGAGGCCAAACAG GTTGCAGCCGCTGACTCGCAGGCGGTCAGCCCTCCGACCGCGGAGGAAGAGCCCAAAGAAGAATTGGAAGACCTTTCTGCCGTGCTAGAACATCTTGGTCTGTCCGAGTATAAGACGACTTTTGACCAGGAGAAAATTGACATTGAATCTTTT CTCATGTGTACCATCGAGGATTTGAAGGAGATGGGTATCCCACTTGGCCCCCGCAAAAAAATTGCCAAATTTGTCAAAGATAGAGTGACTAGACAG GCGGCCGCCGAAGAGAAGAAAGCCGAGGCCCAGGCGGTCTGTCAAGTTGTCGAGCCCGCACGAGCCGCCGAGAAGAATCTGCCAGCGGGCGTCTCCTCCATCCACGTCCATTACAACTACTTTGAAGTCGGCACTGGACAG GTGTCGGTGGTCTACCACAACCTAGACTTCAATCCGTTGAATTTTTTTGCCCTGGGTTCTCCGATCGGCATGTTCTTGACCGTACGAGGCCTGGAGAAGATTGAAGAGACGTATCAGCTGCCAACGTGCAAAGGATTCTTCAATATTTACCATCCG TTGGACCCGGTGGCGTACAGAATTGAGCCCATGATTATACCAGACCTGGAATTGAAGCCAGTTCTCGTACCTCATCACAAAGGAAGGAAGAGGCTCCATCTTG AGCTGAAGGAGAGTCTCTCTAGGATGGGCTCGGACCTAAAGCACGGTTTCATCAGCTCGTTGAGGAGCGCGTGGCAGACGCTCAACGACTTTGCTCGCGCCCACACCTCGTCGGCTCAACTTCAGGCAGAGTTGGCCATGGTGGCCAATCAGATTGAAGAGCAGGAGAAAAGAGCGCAAGACT TTTCAGATCAAAAAGGTCCGGAGATCCCCGAACCCCAAAAAGAAGAGGAGCCCTCGGTTCGCATCGGGATGCTGAACGAAGGGAATCGGATCGATTTCGTCCTGCAGGAGAAACCCATCGAGAGTTTTAACGAGTACCTGTTTGCCCTTCAGAGTCATGTCTGCTACTG GCAATCTGAAGACACCGTTCTGCTCATCCTCAAGGAAATCTACAAAAGCATGGGAGTCCAACCAGAAAACATGGCACATTAG
- the csgalnact2 gene encoding chondroitin sulfate N-acetylgalactosaminyltransferase 2 — protein sequence MPRRGLPVHGRLRWLFLGLLLLLVTLFFTYLLECAPPGDINRALPGIAGEPSGKEYYQALLQEQEERHLSRASSLKRQIAQLKQELQEMSEKLKPLQEKKELSEAQALAENKAERGEPGDLLDYLHSQIDKAEVGAGARLPSEYAVVPFESFTSSKIYQLEMGLTRHPEEKPVRKDRRDELAEVIEAALEILNNPDEEDDVPARKQVYKEGHFIEGMHRTERDKGSLYELFFAEKELGAIRHVTLFRPFGPLMKVRSAAVDTSAMIIDVIVPLAGRVETFLQFLHNFRKVCVQQDRRVHLTVVYFGHEGLQEVKLSLESMSREENFSNYTLIPVDEEFSRGRGLDIGAHAWNKGDVLMFFCDVDIHFTSDFLNSCRLHASPNKKVFYPVVFSLYNPAIVYGNAELAPPVELQLVHKKDAGFWRDFGFGMTCQYRSDFLSIGGFDLEVKGWGVEDVHLYRKYLRSDLVVIRTPVRDLFHLWHEKQCADELTPEQYRMCIQSKAMNEASHPHLGMLVFREEIEAHLRKQAFKPQNKGEE from the exons ATGCCCAGGCGGGGGTTGCCGGTCCACGGCCGGTTGCGCTGGCTTTTCCTGGGCCTCCTCCTGCTGCTGGTCACGCTGTTTTTCACCTACCTGCTGGAGTGCGCCCCTCCCGGCGACATCAACCGGGCGTTGCCGGGCATAGCGGGCGAGCCCTCGGGAAAGGAGTACTACCAAGCCCTGCTGCAGGAGCAGGAGGAGCGCCACCTGAGCCGTGCCTCCAGTCTCAAGCGGCAGATCGCGCAGCTCAAGCAGGAGCTGCAAGAAATGAGCGAGAAGCTCAAGCCGCTGCAGGAGAAGAAGGAGCTCTCCGAGGCGCAGGCTTTGGCGGAGAACAAGGCGGAGCGAGGGGAGCCGGGGGATTTGTTGGACTACCTGCACTCGCAGATCGACAAGGCCGAGGTGGGCGCGGGGGCGCGCCTGCCCAGCGAGTACGCCGTGGTGCCCTTCGAGAGCTTCACCTCGTCCAAGATTTACCAGCTGGAGATGGGGCTGACGAGACACCCGGAGGAGAAGCCCGTTCGAAAGGACCGCCGCGACGAACTGGCCGAGGTCATCGAGGCGGCCTTGGAGATCCTCAACAACCCCGACGAGGAGGACGACGTGCCCGCTCGGAAGCAGGTCTACAAAGAGGGCCACTTCATCGAAG GCATGCACAGGACCGAGCGGGACAAAGGCTCACTTTACGAGCTGTTCTTCGCCGAAAAAGAGTTGGGCGCCATCCGCCACGTCACCCTCTTCAGGCCTTTTGGGCCGCTGATGAAAGTCAGGAGCGCCGCCGTCGACACGTCCGCCATGATCATCGACGTCATCGTGCCGCTGGCGGGCCGAGTTGAAACCTTTCTGCAGTTCTTGCACAACTTCAG GAAGGTGTGTGTGCAGCAGGACAGACGTGTTCATCTCACCGTAGTTTATTTTGGTCACGAGGGTCTTCAAGAGGTCAAGTTGTCTTTGGAATCCATGTCAAG aGAGGAGAATTTCTCCAACTACACGCTGATCCCGGTGGACGAGGAGTTTTCCCGTGGGCGGGGCTTGGATATCGGCGCGCACGCTTGGAACAAAGGCGACGTGCTGATGTTTTTCTGCGACGTGGACATCCATTTCACCTCGGACTTCCTCAATTCGTGCCGTCTCCACGCGTCACCCA ATAAGAAAGTCTTCTATCCGGTGGTGTTCAGTCTGTATAATCCTGCCATCGTTTATGGAAATGCGGAGCTAGCGCCACCTGTCGAGCTACAACTG GTTCACAAAAAGGATGCTGGTTTTTGGAGAGATTTTGGCTTCGGAATGACGTGTCAGTATCGATCGGATTTCTTAAGTATCG GTGGGTTCGATCTGGAAGTGAAAGGCTGGGGCGTAGAAGACGTCCACTTGTACAGGAAATACCTTCGGAGCGACCTGGTGGTGATCCGTACGCCGGTGCGCGATCTTTTCCACCTGTGGCACGAGAAACAGTGCGCCGACGAGCTGACCCCGGAACAGTATCGCATGTGCATTCAGTCCAAAGCCATGAACGAGGCCTCGCACCCCCATCTGGGGATGCTGGTGTTCCGGGAGGAAATCGAAGCTCACCTGCGCAAACAGGCCTTCAAGCCGCAGAACAAAGGAGAAGAATGA